A genomic window from Nocardioides rotundus includes:
- a CDS encoding DEAD/DEAH box helicase, which translates to MSDEQTPAERYAASRTAQRYPVLHEFASFYDFGLDPFQLEACREVEDGRGVLVAAPTGSGKTVVGEFAVFLALTTGRKCFYTTPIKALSNQKFHDLVERHGAENVGLLTGDTSVNGEAPVVVMTTEVLRNMLYAGSPTLLGLAFVVMDEVHYLADRARGAVWEEVIIHLPESVQVISLSATVSNAEEFGEWLGTVRGEMTTIVEERRPVPLFQHVMAGRRLYDLFAHSDDQASAGFVGEGAPVNPELMRVARDDFAATRMRDRRVPKDKRMRGDHRKGSNRGRNVGNGRRVWIPSRVEVVERLERERLLPAIYFIFSRKGCDAAVQQCLDANVRLTSPEERDEIIEYVEAATAHLPSEDREVLGYHDFLDALSRGVAAHHAGLLPAFKECVETLFTRGLCKVVFATETLALGINMPARTVVIEKLSKWNGREHADLTPGEYTQLTGRAGRRGLDVEGHAVVLWQPGMNPQQVAGLASTRTYPLRSSFRPSYNMAVNLVNQFGRERSRELLEMSFAQFQADRAVVGLARQLRKAENALEGYAEAAHCDRGDFMEYAALRRRISEVEKGAKKAQRAERRDEAAASLTALRPGDVIDVPTGKFAGLAVVLDPGYGDQPRPQVLTLDRQVRRLSMIDFPVPVTALTRMKVPRNFNPRNPQQRRDLAGALRNRTRDLERPRQAAERRRGIDQETRDEVDALRAELKAHPCHGCPDREDHQRWADRWSKLDRDAETLRRRVERRTNTVARTFDRVCEVLAELGYLDLDDDGGRVTERGRGLRRIYSELDLLAAESLRLGLWDDLTVPELAAVLSALVYESRRDPDQPPRIPCGRVEQVLAEMQSLWGDLRDVEARHKLDFLREPDPGFAWAAYRWASGDDLDDILRASPLSAGDFVRATKQLIDLAGQVADAAGDSPLRRTARGVVDAVRRGVVAYSSLD; encoded by the coding sequence ATGAGCGACGAGCAGACCCCGGCCGAGCGGTACGCCGCGAGCAGGACCGCGCAGCGCTACCCCGTGCTGCACGAGTTCGCCTCCTTCTACGACTTCGGCCTCGACCCCTTCCAGCTCGAGGCGTGCCGGGAGGTCGAGGACGGGCGCGGGGTGCTGGTGGCCGCGCCCACCGGCTCCGGCAAGACGGTCGTCGGCGAGTTCGCGGTCTTCCTCGCGCTCACCACCGGCCGCAAGTGCTTCTACACCACCCCGATCAAGGCGCTGTCGAACCAGAAGTTCCACGACCTGGTCGAGCGGCACGGCGCGGAGAACGTCGGGCTGCTGACCGGCGACACCTCGGTCAACGGGGAGGCGCCGGTGGTCGTGATGACCACCGAGGTGCTGCGCAACATGCTCTACGCCGGGTCGCCCACCCTGCTCGGGCTGGCGTTCGTGGTGATGGACGAGGTGCACTACCTCGCCGACCGGGCCCGCGGCGCGGTCTGGGAGGAGGTGATCATCCATCTGCCCGAGTCGGTGCAGGTGATCTCCCTGTCCGCGACGGTCTCCAACGCCGAGGAGTTCGGGGAGTGGCTGGGCACGGTCCGCGGCGAGATGACCACCATCGTGGAGGAGCGGCGGCCGGTGCCGCTCTTCCAGCACGTGATGGCGGGGCGGCGCCTCTACGACCTGTTCGCCCACTCCGATGACCAGGCATCGGCGGGCTTCGTCGGCGAGGGCGCCCCGGTCAACCCGGAGCTGATGCGCGTCGCCCGCGACGACTTCGCCGCCACCCGGATGCGGGACCGGCGCGTCCCCAAGGACAAGCGGATGCGCGGGGACCACCGCAAGGGCAGCAACCGCGGCCGCAACGTCGGCAACGGCCGCCGGGTGTGGATCCCGAGCCGGGTCGAGGTCGTCGAGCGGCTCGAGCGCGAGCGGCTGCTGCCGGCGATCTACTTCATCTTCTCCCGCAAGGGCTGCGACGCGGCGGTCCAGCAGTGCCTGGACGCGAACGTGCGGCTGACCTCGCCGGAGGAGCGGGACGAGATCATCGAGTACGTCGAGGCCGCCACCGCCCACCTGCCCAGCGAGGACCGCGAGGTGCTCGGCTACCACGACTTCCTCGACGCGCTGTCCCGCGGCGTCGCGGCCCACCACGCCGGGCTGCTGCCCGCCTTCAAGGAGTGCGTCGAGACGCTGTTCACCCGGGGGCTGTGCAAGGTCGTCTTCGCCACCGAGACGCTGGCGCTGGGCATCAACATGCCCGCTCGCACGGTGGTGATCGAGAAGCTGTCGAAGTGGAACGGGCGCGAGCACGCCGACCTGACGCCGGGGGAGTACACCCAGCTCACCGGGCGCGCCGGCCGCCGCGGTCTCGACGTCGAGGGCCATGCGGTCGTCCTGTGGCAGCCGGGGATGAACCCCCAGCAGGTGGCCGGCCTCGCCTCGACCCGGACCTATCCGCTGCGGTCGTCCTTCCGGCCGTCGTACAACATGGCGGTCAACCTGGTGAACCAGTTCGGCCGCGAGCGCTCGCGCGAGCTGCTGGAGATGTCCTTCGCGCAGTTCCAGGCCGACCGGGCCGTCGTCGGGCTGGCGCGCCAGCTGCGGAAGGCGGAGAACGCGCTGGAGGGATACGCCGAGGCGGCGCACTGCGACCGCGGCGACTTCATGGAGTACGCCGCCCTCCGGCGCCGGATCAGCGAGGTGGAGAAGGGCGCGAAGAAGGCGCAGCGGGCGGAGCGCCGCGACGAGGCGGCGGCGTCGCTGACGGCGCTGCGCCCCGGCGACGTGATCGACGTGCCGACGGGCAAGTTCGCCGGGCTCGCGGTGGTGCTGGATCCGGGGTACGGCGACCAGCCGCGGCCGCAGGTGCTGACCCTGGACCGGCAGGTGCGCCGGCTGTCGATGATCGACTTCCCCGTCCCGGTCACCGCGCTGACCCGGATGAAGGTGCCGCGGAACTTCAACCCCCGCAACCCGCAGCAGCGCCGGGATCTGGCCGGAGCGCTGCGCAACCGGACGCGCGACCTGGAGCGCCCCCGTCAGGCGGCCGAGCGGCGGCGCGGCATAGACCAGGAGACCCGGGACGAGGTGGACGCGCTGCGCGCCGAGCTCAAGGCCCACCCGTGCCACGGATGCCCCGACCGGGAGGACCACCAGCGCTGGGCGGACCGCTGGTCCAAGCTCGACCGGGACGCCGAGACGCTACGGCGCCGGGTCGAGCGACGCACCAACACGGTGGCGCGGACCTTCGACCGGGTGTGCGAGGTGCTCGCCGAGCTCGGCTACCTCGACCTGGACGACGACGGGGGCCGGGTGACCGAGCGCGGTCGCGGCCTGCGGCGGATCTACTCCGAGCTGGACCTGCTCGCCGCCGAGTCGCTGCGACTCGGGCTGTGGGACGACCTCACCGTGCCGGAGCTGGCCGCCGTGCTGTCGGCGCTGGTCTACGAGTCGCGCCGGGACCCCGACCAGCCGCCGCGGATCCCGTGCGGGCGGGTGGAGCAGGTGCTGGCGGAGATGCAGTCGCTGTGGGGAGACCTGCGGGACGTGGAGGCGCGGCACAAGCTGGACTTCCTCCGCGAGCCCGACCCGGGGTTCGCGTGGGCGGCCTACCGCTGGGCGTCCGGCGATGACCTGGACGACATCCTGCGCGCCTCTCCGCTGTCGGCCGGCGACTTCGTGCGGGCCACCAAGCAGCTGATCGACCTCGCGGGGCAGGTCGCCGACGCCGCGGGCGACTCCCCGCTGCGCCGTACCGCCCGGGGCGTCGTGGACGCCGTCCGCCGCGGGGTCGTGGCCTACAGCTCCCTCGACTGA
- a CDS encoding helix-turn-helix transcriptional regulator: MSSQALAGSRAQLARLLALVPYVHSRDEVRVEEAAEVLGVSPDQVVRDLNVLFMCGLPGGYPDDLIDVDIDALDTDGDRVIRLGNADYLARPLRLTPTEASALIVALRVLRDSADAETAAIVDRTLAKLEIAADAGSPDRVAVTDLDPAIESVGGLRPQLERAIADGRQVRLTYFVPARDEESERVVDPYRLLTSGGATYLHAWCHRAEAPRFFRLDRIQAAEVLDTAVEAPPQPPPDLSAGFFAHAPDAATVVLRLAPAAAWVPEYYDTEKVRRFRDGSVEITLRVGDPRWLERLLLRLAPHASVVRPPEFAQSLLATARGALGLYG, from the coding sequence ATGAGCAGCCAGGCGCTGGCCGGGAGCCGTGCGCAGCTGGCCCGGCTGCTGGCGCTGGTGCCCTACGTCCACTCCCGGGACGAGGTCCGGGTCGAGGAGGCCGCCGAGGTGCTGGGCGTCAGCCCGGACCAGGTGGTGCGCGACCTCAACGTGCTCTTCATGTGCGGGCTGCCGGGTGGCTACCCCGACGACCTGATCGACGTCGACATCGACGCCCTCGACACCGACGGCGACCGGGTGATCCGGCTCGGCAACGCCGACTACCTCGCCCGCCCGCTGCGGCTCACCCCGACCGAGGCCAGCGCGCTGATCGTGGCGCTGCGGGTGCTGCGCGACTCCGCGGACGCCGAGACCGCCGCCATCGTGGACCGCACGCTGGCCAAGCTGGAGATCGCCGCGGACGCCGGCAGCCCCGACCGGGTGGCGGTCACCGACCTGGACCCGGCGATCGAGTCCGTCGGCGGCCTGCGCCCACAGCTGGAGCGGGCGATCGCCGACGGCCGCCAGGTGCGGCTGACCTACTTCGTGCCCGCGCGGGACGAGGAGTCCGAGCGGGTCGTGGACCCCTACCGCCTCCTGACCTCCGGCGGGGCGACGTACCTCCACGCGTGGTGCCACCGCGCCGAGGCGCCGCGGTTCTTCCGGCTGGACCGCATCCAGGCCGCCGAGGTGCTCGACACCGCCGTCGAGGCGCCACCGCAGCCCCCACCCGACCTGTCGGCGGGCTTCTTCGCCCATGCGCCGGACGCCGCGACCGTGGTGCTGCGGCTCGCCCCGGCGGCGGCCTGGGTGCCGGAGTACTACGACACCGAGAAGGTACGACGGTTCCGCGACGGCTCGGTCGAGATCACCCTCCGGGTCGGCGATCCGCGCTGGTTGGAGCGCCTGCTGCTGCGGCTCGCGCCTCACGCGTCGGTCGTTCGTCCACCGGAGTTCGCCCAGTCTTTGCTTGCCACGGCCCGTGGGGCGCTCGGGCTCTACGGATGA
- the tatC gene encoding twin-arginine translocase subunit TatC, with protein sequence MALKGLRAAFSTKPHHDVDAEGRMALSDHLRELRARVLRILVALVLGIALCLVFFDYLYELVLGPYNQARQALGTDVTSQPTINGVGGPLMTYLKLSGFAGVILTSPYWLHQIWAFILPGLHPGERKWSRVFAAIAGPLFIIGVVVGYLTLPKGLEVLIGFTREGLTNLVEFNDYVTFFTRTLLAFGVSFEIPVFIVLLNLVGVLPARTLATHRAWFIVGIFVFAAVVTPSTDPFTMLFLAVPMCLLFFIAELVCRVLERRKKEAQEAGPGPDEASVL encoded by the coding sequence GTGGCCCTCAAAGGACTGCGCGCAGCCTTCTCCACCAAGCCGCACCATGACGTCGACGCCGAGGGGCGGATGGCGCTCTCGGACCACCTGCGCGAGCTGCGCGCGCGGGTGCTGCGGATCCTCGTCGCCCTGGTCCTGGGCATCGCCCTGTGCCTGGTCTTCTTCGACTATCTCTACGAGCTGGTGCTGGGCCCCTACAACCAGGCCCGTCAGGCGCTGGGCACCGACGTCACGAGCCAGCCGACGATCAACGGCGTCGGCGGGCCGCTGATGACCTACCTCAAGCTCTCCGGGTTCGCGGGCGTGATCCTCACCAGCCCCTACTGGCTGCACCAGATCTGGGCCTTCATCCTGCCCGGCCTGCACCCCGGCGAGCGCAAGTGGAGCCGGGTCTTCGCCGCGATCGCCGGTCCGCTCTTCATCATCGGGGTCGTCGTCGGCTACCTGACCCTGCCCAAGGGCCTGGAGGTGCTGATCGGCTTCACCCGCGAGGGCCTGACCAACCTGGTGGAGTTCAACGACTACGTCACCTTCTTCACCCGCACCCTGCTCGCCTTCGGCGTCTCCTTCGAGATCCCGGTCTTCATCGTGCTGCTGAACCTCGTGGGCGTGCTTCCCGCGCGCACCCTGGCGACCCATCGCGCCTGGTTCATCGTCGGCATCTTCGTCTTCGCCGCGGTCGTCACCCCCTCCACCGACCCCTTCACCATGCTGTTCCTCGCCGTGCCGATGTGCCTGCTGTTCTTCATCGCCGAGCTCGTCTGCCGGGTCCTCGAGCGCCGCAAGAAGGAGGCCCAGGAGGCCGGGCCGGGGCCGGACGAGGCGTCGGTCCTGTGA
- a CDS encoding 5'-3' exonuclease, whose protein sequence is MPADRLMLLDTASLYFRAFFGIKGEILAPDGTPVNAVRGLLDFIARLVTDYRPTHLVCAWDNDWRPQWRVDLIPSYKAHRVVEEVAGPAPDVEEVPDPLEVQIPVILEVLDALGITVVGADGYEADDVIGTLATGAGMPVDVVTGDRDLFQLVDDEAEVRVLYTARGVGRHERITDDVVVEKYGVHAAQYADMATLRGDASDGLPGVKGIGEKTAATLLQRYGDMPGLLAAAEDPDSDLGPNPRAKILAAADYLAVAPQVVAVARDLDLGDVDTTMPRSPADHDRVLALAERWNLESSMARAVTALSG, encoded by the coding sequence ATGCCTGCCGACCGCCTGATGCTCCTCGACACCGCCTCGCTCTACTTCCGCGCCTTCTTCGGGATCAAGGGGGAGATCCTGGCGCCCGACGGCACTCCGGTGAACGCCGTACGCGGCCTGCTGGACTTCATCGCGCGCCTGGTGACCGACTACCGCCCCACCCACCTGGTCTGCGCGTGGGACAACGACTGGCGGCCGCAGTGGCGGGTGGACCTGATCCCGTCCTACAAGGCGCATCGGGTGGTCGAGGAGGTGGCGGGCCCGGCGCCCGACGTCGAGGAGGTGCCCGACCCACTGGAGGTGCAGATCCCGGTGATCCTGGAGGTGCTCGACGCGCTGGGGATCACCGTGGTCGGCGCCGACGGCTACGAGGCCGACGACGTGATCGGGACCCTGGCCACCGGCGCCGGGATGCCGGTCGACGTGGTGACCGGCGACCGCGACCTCTTCCAGCTCGTCGACGACGAGGCCGAGGTGCGGGTGCTCTACACCGCCCGTGGCGTGGGCCGGCACGAGCGGATCACCGACGATGTCGTGGTCGAGAAGTACGGCGTCCACGCGGCGCAGTACGCCGACATGGCGACCCTGCGCGGCGACGCCTCCGACGGCCTCCCCGGGGTCAAGGGCATCGGCGAGAAGACCGCGGCGACCCTGCTGCAGCGGTACGGCGACATGCCGGGCCTGCTCGCCGCCGCCGAGGACCCCGACAGCGACCTCGGCCCCAACCCGCGGGCCAAGATCCTCGCCGCGGCGGACTACCTCGCGGTCGCACCCCAGGTGGTGGCCGTCGCGCGGGACCTGGACCTCGGCGACGTGGACACCACGATGCCCCGCTCCCCCGCCGACCACGACCGGGTGCTCGCCCTGGCCGAGCGGTGGAACCTGGAGTCGTCCATGGCGCGTGCCGTCACCGCCCTCTCCGGCTGA
- a CDS encoding diacylglycerol kinase: MPVAPREIALLTNPTAGKGRAVRLRDAALTRLREGGLVVRDLMGRDAEEAGVLARGAVAGGVEGLVVVGGDGMVHLAAQVLAGTDVPLGVIPAGTGNDVARYLSLPQRDPAGAADRVIAGRRRTIDLARSGERYYVTVLAAGFDAVVNERANHMTWPAGQMRYNLATLAELRTFRPLRYRLELDGVEHRLEAMLVAVGNGPSFGGGLRIAEGADLADGLLDVVVIGPMSRAGLVRTYPRLFRGTHTTHPRFSRHLVRRVTIASEGITGYADGERFGPLPLTIDCAPGALKVYA, encoded by the coding sequence GTGCCCGTCGCGCCCCGCGAGATCGCGCTGCTGACCAACCCCACCGCCGGCAAGGGCCGGGCGGTGCGGTTGCGCGACGCCGCACTGACCCGGCTGAGGGAGGGCGGCCTGGTCGTGCGCGACCTGATGGGCCGCGACGCCGAGGAGGCCGGCGTGCTCGCACGTGGGGCCGTTGCGGGCGGGGTGGAGGGGCTGGTCGTCGTCGGTGGCGACGGGATGGTGCACCTTGCCGCGCAGGTGCTCGCCGGGACCGACGTACCCCTTGGGGTCATCCCGGCCGGCACGGGCAACGACGTGGCGCGCTACCTGTCCCTGCCGCAGCGCGACCCCGCCGGCGCCGCCGACCGGGTGATCGCCGGCCGTCGCCGGACCATCGACCTGGCGCGGTCGGGGGAGCGCTACTACGTCACGGTGCTCGCCGCCGGCTTCGACGCGGTGGTCAACGAGCGGGCCAACCACATGACCTGGCCGGCCGGGCAGATGCGCTACAACCTCGCGACCCTCGCCGAGCTGCGGACCTTCCGACCGTTGCGCTACCGGCTGGAGCTGGACGGCGTGGAGCACCGGCTGGAGGCGATGCTGGTGGCCGTCGGCAACGGCCCGTCCTTCGGCGGCGGGTTGCGGATCGCCGAGGGCGCGGACCTGGCCGACGGGCTGCTGGACGTGGTGGTGATCGGGCCGATGTCGCGGGCCGGGCTGGTGCGGACCTACCCCCGGCTGTTCCGCGGCACGCACACCACGCACCCCCGCTTCTCCCGGCATCTGGTGCGACGCGTCACCATTGCCTCGGAGGGGATCACCGGCTATGCCGACGGCGAGCGCTTCGGCCCCCTGCCCCTGACGATCGACTGCGCCCCCGGCGCGCTGAAGGTGTACGCATGA
- a CDS encoding Lrp/AsnC family transcriptional regulator yields the protein MEETDRKILSLLATDGRMSFTDLGKATGLSTSAVHQRVKRLEQRGLIKGYGATIDHEQMGRPLTAFISITPFDPSEPDDYPDRLATIPEIESCWSVAGDESYILKVRVAVPSDLEDLLSRIRVQANVSTRTTIVLSTPYENRPMA from the coding sequence GTGGAAGAGACCGACCGGAAGATCCTGAGCCTGCTGGCCACCGACGGCCGGATGTCCTTCACCGATCTGGGCAAGGCCACGGGGCTCTCGACCTCCGCTGTCCACCAGCGGGTCAAGCGGCTGGAGCAGCGCGGCCTGATCAAGGGGTACGGCGCGACCATCGACCACGAGCAGATGGGCCGGCCGCTCACCGCGTTCATCTCGATCACGCCGTTCGACCCCTCCGAGCCCGACGACTACCCCGACCGGCTGGCCACGATCCCCGAGATCGAGTCCTGCTGGTCGGTCGCGGGCGATGAGTCCTACATCCTCAAGGTGCGGGTCGCGGTGCCCTCGGACCTGGAGGACCTGCTGAGCCGGATCCGGGTGCAGGCGAACGTGTCCACCCGGACGACGATCGTGCTGTCCACGCCGTACGAGAACCGGCCGATGGCCTGA
- the dhaK gene encoding dihydroxyacetone kinase subunit DhaK, protein MKKLINDPDQVVTDALRGMAAAHPELRVDLENKVIFRGDAPRQGKVGLVSGGGSGHEPLHGGYVGPGMLDAAAAGEVFTSPVPDQVMAATQGVDGGAGVLHIVKNYTGDVMNFEMAAEMAGDVEVVQVVTQDDVAVQDSLYTVGRRGVGVTVFVEKLAGAAAEEGRDLQAVAGVAQAASDAGRSMGMALTSSTVPSAGSPTFEIGDEEMEMGIGIHGEPGRTRMPLAPAGEVAAMLTEPVVDDLGVGRGDLVVAMLNGMGGTPLLELYLMYGEVATILDKAGITVARNLVGDYITSVEMAGCSLTLMRADDEMLRLWDAPVKTPGLRWGV, encoded by the coding sequence ATGAAGAAGCTGATCAACGACCCCGACCAGGTGGTCACCGACGCGCTCCGGGGGATGGCCGCGGCCCATCCCGAGCTGCGGGTCGACCTGGAGAACAAGGTGATCTTCCGCGGCGACGCACCGCGGCAGGGCAAGGTCGGGCTGGTCTCCGGCGGCGGCTCGGGCCACGAGCCCCTGCACGGCGGGTACGTCGGCCCCGGCATGCTGGACGCCGCCGCTGCGGGCGAGGTCTTCACCTCCCCCGTCCCCGACCAGGTGATGGCCGCGACCCAGGGCGTCGACGGCGGCGCCGGCGTCCTGCACATCGTGAAGAACTACACCGGCGACGTGATGAACTTCGAGATGGCCGCAGAGATGGCCGGCGACGTCGAGGTGGTCCAGGTCGTCACCCAGGACGACGTCGCCGTGCAGGACAGCCTCTACACCGTCGGCCGCCGCGGCGTGGGCGTCACCGTCTTCGTGGAGAAGCTCGCCGGCGCGGCCGCCGAGGAGGGGCGGGACCTCCAGGCCGTCGCCGGGGTCGCCCAGGCGGCCAGCGACGCCGGGCGCAGCATGGGCATGGCGCTCACCTCCTCCACCGTGCCCTCGGCGGGCTCCCCGACCTTCGAGATCGGGGACGAGGAGATGGAGATGGGCATCGGGATCCACGGGGAGCCCGGCCGGACCCGGATGCCGCTCGCCCCCGCCGGCGAGGTCGCGGCCATGCTCACCGAGCCCGTGGTCGACGACCTCGGCGTGGGCAGGGGCGACCTGGTGGTCGCGATGCTCAATGGCATGGGCGGTACACCGCTGCTGGAGCTCTACCTGATGTACGGCGAGGTCGCGACCATCTTGGACAAGGCCGGGATCACCGTCGCGCGGAACCTGGTGGGCGACTACATCACCAGCGTGGAGATGGCCGGCTGCTCGCTGACCCTGATGCGCGCCGACGACGAGATGCTCCGGCTCTGGGACGCACCGGTGAAGACCCCCGGCCTGCGCTGGGGGGTCTGA
- a CDS encoding KamA family radical SAM protein, producing MSIDTRTPQTGTDAHHPTDAQPYVYARPEVVEPDWTRFPGWRDVTAEEWASVQWQRAHCVKNVKQLRELMGDLLDERFYADLERDQAERATMSMLVPPQMMNTMAPTVAPAGPGSLTEAFYADPVRRYMIPVLSDRRTDWPSHPHATRDSLHEHDMWATEGLTHRYPTKVLAELLPTCPQYCGHCTRMDLVGNSTAQVDKLKFVGKPNDRLGDMLDYLRRTPTVRDVVVSGGDVANMPWPRLEAFLTSLMEVENIRDIRLATKALMGLPQHWLQPDVVEGVGRVASLARSRGVNLAMHTHVNHANQITPLVAQATRAMLDAGLRDVRNQGVLMEGVNAEPHALLDLCFGLLDGAGIMPYYFYMCDMIPFSEHWRVSVADAQRLQHHIMGYLPGFATPRIVCDVPFVGKRWVHQLADYDTERGISYWTKNYRTSIEAGDAEALTRYYEYYDPIHTLPAAGQEWWAEHGRLDESALKAAEVAEASRRLAALQAH from the coding sequence ATGAGCATCGACACCCGCACGCCGCAGACCGGCACCGACGCGCACCACCCGACCGACGCGCAGCCCTACGTCTACGCGCGCCCCGAGGTGGTCGAGCCGGACTGGACGCGGTTCCCGGGGTGGCGCGACGTCACCGCCGAGGAGTGGGCGTCGGTGCAGTGGCAGCGGGCGCACTGCGTGAAGAACGTCAAGCAGCTGCGCGAGCTGATGGGCGACCTGCTGGACGAGCGGTTCTACGCCGACCTTGAGCGCGACCAGGCCGAGCGCGCGACCATGTCGATGCTCGTGCCGCCGCAGATGATGAACACGATGGCGCCCACGGTCGCCCCGGCCGGGCCGGGCTCGCTGACCGAGGCGTTCTACGCCGACCCGGTGCGCCGCTACATGATCCCGGTCCTCTCCGACCGCCGTACCGACTGGCCCTCGCACCCGCACGCCACCCGCGACTCGCTGCACGAGCACGACATGTGGGCCACCGAGGGGCTCACCCACCGCTACCCCACCAAGGTGCTGGCCGAGCTGCTGCCGACCTGCCCGCAGTACTGCGGCCACTGCACCCGGATGGACCTGGTCGGCAACTCCACCGCCCAGGTGGACAAGCTGAAGTTCGTCGGGAAGCCGAATGACCGCCTCGGCGACATGCTCGACTACCTGCGCCGTACGCCGACCGTGCGCGACGTGGTGGTCTCCGGCGGCGACGTGGCGAACATGCCCTGGCCCCGGCTTGAGGCGTTCCTGACCAGCCTGATGGAGGTCGAGAACATCCGCGACATCCGGCTGGCGACCAAGGCCCTCATGGGGCTGCCGCAGCACTGGCTGCAGCCCGACGTGGTCGAGGGCGTGGGCCGCGTGGCCTCCCTCGCCCGCTCGCGCGGGGTCAACCTGGCGATGCACACCCACGTCAACCACGCCAACCAGATCACCCCGTTGGTCGCGCAGGCGACCCGCGCGATGCTGGACGCCGGCCTGCGCGACGTCCGCAACCAGGGGGTGCTGATGGAGGGCGTCAACGCCGAACCGCACGCGCTGCTCGACCTGTGCTTCGGCCTGCTCGACGGCGCCGGGATCATGCCCTACTACTTCTACATGTGCGACATGATCCCGTTCTCCGAGCACTGGCGGGTCTCGGTCGCCGACGCGCAGCGGCTGCAGCACCACATCATGGGCTACCTGCCCGGTTTCGCCACCCCGCGGATCGTCTGCGACGTGCCGTTCGTCGGCAAGCGCTGGGTGCACCAGCTGGCCGACTACGACACCGAGCGCGGCATCTCCTACTGGACGAAGAACTACCGGACCTCCATCGAGGCCGGCGACGCCGAGGCGCTGACCCGCTACTACGAGTACTACGACCCGATCCACACCCTCCCGGCCGCCGGCCAGGAGTGGTGGGCCGAGCACGGCCGCCTCGACGAGTCCGCGCTCAAGGCCGCCGAGGTCGCCGAGGCGTCCCGCCGGCTCGCCGCGCTCCAGGCGCACTGA
- the tatA gene encoding Sec-independent protein translocase subunit TatA, whose product MYPLIGVPQGWELVLIVLVIILVFGAKKLPELARGSGQALRIFKAETKGMREDDEKDAPSSATPEATPQREIDPPRDAHGRPIGQERNDGTTA is encoded by the coding sequence ATGTACCCCCTGATTGGCGTGCCGCAGGGCTGGGAGCTGGTGCTCATCGTCCTCGTGATCATCTTGGTGTTCGGCGCGAAGAAGCTGCCCGAGCTCGCCCGGGGCTCCGGTCAGGCGCTGCGCATCTTCAAGGCCGAGACCAAGGGCATGCGCGAGGACGACGAGAAGGACGCGCCGAGCAGCGCCACGCCCGAGGCCACGCCGCAGCGCGAGATCGACCCGCCGCGGGACGCGCACGGCCGCCCGATCGGCCAGGAGCGCAACGACGGCACCACCGCCTGA
- a CDS encoding HPr family phosphocarrier protein, giving the protein MRAKQDHLGASPNAGASQPSAGEGGDATVTLELTTAHGLHARPAAKFVALAQESLEGEVESITARNATTGEGPVDADSMLGVLTLGGERGHRIEVSASGPGAEAALQRFVELNDDRFGESE; this is encoded by the coding sequence TTGCGGGCCAAGCAGGACCACCTGGGAGCGAGCCCGAACGCCGGCGCATCGCAGCCCTCGGCGGGTGAGGGCGGCGACGCCACGGTCACCCTCGAGCTGACCACGGCGCACGGCCTGCACGCCCGCCCGGCCGCGAAGTTCGTCGCGCTCGCCCAGGAGTCGTTGGAGGGCGAGGTGGAGAGCATCACCGCCCGCAACGCCACCACCGGCGAGGGGCCGGTCGACGCGGACTCGATGCTCGGCGTGCTCACCCTCGGCGGCGAGCGCGGCCACCGGATCGAGGTGAGCGCAAGCGGGCCCGGCGCCGAGGCCGCGCTGCAGCGCTTCGTCGAGCTGAACGACGACCGGTTCGGGGAGAGCGAGTAG